GCTGCCGTGACAACCTGACGATCATTGATAATAGTACCCCCACAATAAAGAATTCTCAGGGTGATGTGGATGACACCAGCCATCATGGGATACTCATTAACTCCAGTTGTCGTACCTCCCACTATTCTCGTCTGAAAGAATCATTCGAATAGTTCAGGTGTTGAAGTTTTCGTTGCTTCATCCCTAGAATTTTGAATTATCGGTGGTGAGACTCAGCACGGAATAAATGCAAAAAATGCCCGGTATGAGAGAGTAATCAGAAATCGGGACCTAATCACCACATTGACGTTGTTGACAATGGCTTTTAAAATTTCAGTGGCACTAAAACATGACACAAGAATTTATAGCTCTTCAGATTTCACGAAATAAATCGGTGAGagaatattgagaaaaaaaatttcattttttcgccAACTGATATGCAAAGAAAATGACGTTCTAATGTTTGGAGAACTTCCTGATCCCTGATCCACTGAATTGGAAGTGTTTACTACTTTGATGTATTTTGTCAACttgtaaaaaaacaaaatgtatTTTTGAGTAAAGAAATTGCCACTTTATCGTGAAGTGTTCATCATTAAATCATGAACACTTCATGAAGAGCTAAATTCTTGCATTATGCAAAATTCATGTTCCAAGCCATTTGATATTTTGTCGATATTCGTCTTAATGTGTCAACTAGCTGAAGGCCATCGATGAACCTTATCATAATAGTAAACATAGCACAGCACACAATGTAGATTTAGTCCAGCAGGTGAAGGTGTCacctaattaaaatttattttcctttaaaTGAGACTCACTGGGTTCTTCCATCCACAACGGCAGGTGTCAATCTGATCAGGGACAGTTTGAAGGACACAGAGGAACCTTCCTCCAGGTGAATAACGCGAACTCTGCAGAGCTATCGTTACTTGATTGCCCTCCGATACCAGGTTCAGTTGTCCCTCGCCGCAGTAGCGTTGAGCCCCCCTGGGATTCGTTTGAATTAATAGGACGTCCAGGGTACAGCCAGGCGACTGAGCATTAATGAAGGATCCGTTAATTAATTACGTTTGTCCCTGTTACTTAGATATgattcgatgatttttatggAGAAACTTTGTGTCTTTAATAACATCGTTCTCAGTACCTGATAGGGAATTATGAAGGGCTGGCATTTTATCTGTATTGGTCGACTGCTTCTCGCATTCCATCTGCAGAAAGTTCCAGgacgataattttcattgtttggGTATCCTGGACTGAAAATTGGATAGGAACGTCCAGGCTCTATTACTTCTGCATAATCACAACCGGTGTACTGGGGTTCACCGGTTCCTACCAAACCCAGCAAGACCACCAGTGGAGATAAAAATcctgaaacaaaataaatgcagaaaaattcaggggaTTTAAAAACCAACGAATTACGTTTTTTCGCCCAATTTAGGCCTCAAAAACATCTAGGGTTGTGACCCCTGAATTTCTCAGAATAAATCCAATTTTTTGACTTTGCAAATTCAGTtatttttccttattttttttgtcatgggAAATTATCGTCAGCAGTGTCATTTCGTCGCTGGCTTCCATGATATTGTTATCAGATCGTTTAAACGGTTGTACAGCTGTTTATTTTTGTGTggaattttcctttatttaGGGGAAATTGTTAACTCACTCCACAGCATTATTGAAAATCAGAGAAGATCTTTGTGGTCCGTTAACTTCCTCTAACGATAGCGAACTAAATCAGCTTGCTCATTTGACAAGTGCTCTATATAAGCGGGAAGCCCATGCCACTGATAACACCTGTGTATATTTTACACTTGTGCATTTGGTTTTCTTCgtcttttttttatcgctcttTTCTTCGGGCTCAagtgatcatttttttatggccACTGGTGCGTCAAAACACGATTTCTGGTTACTGATGAAGATAATTCTTCGTACCtgtcttattatttttttttcgtgatagATGCGATTTTTTGGGAGGTTGTTGACCCAGTTTAATTAActcattttcaatgaaatgattACCGCAATTATTTCGCTTCTGTCCCACGTGTTTTATGTTTGTTTTATCTGTAGCCGAAATctgtttatgatttttactttataatttattacgGAAAAGGTTTGGAATAATGAATACAAAAAAGCAGTTGGGGGAAATACTCCACGTGTGATTGCTCGATGTTcaagtggaaaaattgatgatttttttttttttcgaatgctGAGGATGCTAATTGCCAACTGCATTACAGAAAagactaataaaaaattttccatcttcCCTAGGgttcgagatattcatgaaAACCCTGTTAATTGTCAAGAGTGGCTTATCTCTTTATACCACCGCTGCTGAATTAATTATcagtattttttgaatattaccTTCCGTACACCAACGATTGCCTGAATTTTATGAAgcatgaaattgaataaatccaTGTGTAATCAAAACCACGAACATCGAGGGAACCTGTGAAATTCCCAGAAACTAGGCCTGTTTGGCTATCAGTTAAAAtcctcaaaaaatattttcatgttcCCTGAAAGAACATGTTCTACCCAAAGCAAATGAAACCatatcctcatttttttcccggaATAAAGCTACCGTATACATTTAATTCTGTGATAAGACGATAAGTGAATCCCAATATTATCTTTAACTAAAATAAGGGGACAATGTCATAATACATTAAACAACTCGGCATTATAATTATCGACTTTATCTTCTCGATTTTTAAACTGAACTCGCTCATGACTTTCTCCAATCGTATGTTGAGATTTTCGAATTGTACGTATTTTCGCTCCTACGTTTAAATTGTGGCGCAGAAAGTTGAAGCGCTGATTGCTGGCGCCTCTCTGGCAACTCTCGGTATTACGGTTGCCATGGCAGCCTACTGTCAACATGCTTCTAACCTTCCTGGGCATTCAAAGCCGTTTACGtatgaataattgataaacGGGAAGAATTATTTGTCCAGAAATGAATTCTGATTGTTAAAAATAGTTTTGTGACGTGATAAGTGACGTTGTGTGCTCATCATGATGTCCTATTTTTATGGGACTCCAGTCAACACTTTGGAACCGGGTAATAGTGCCAAAAGTGACAGGAAGAAGGTAATAATCATTTCATCTCTCTCAGATCAATTCAGAAATTTGTCTATTTAAATTCTTCAGCACAGACGTAGAGTTCTCATGAATGAGTACGATTTGGAGCCAGTTCATGGGGGTCGTCATCGACGAAGACATTCGTCGAAGAGTCGATGCCCATTAAAATCTAAAGGAGGTGCGAAATTAATCAgtgataatgagaaaatgattGCTAAATTGCAATCCACTCCAGAGTctggtaaatttaattttaatgctataatatttaaatttaattagagGATCTAATTAAATTCTTTGAGACATACTGATCAAATGAAGCAAAACACTTGATGGTTGTAATTGAAGGTTTCATGGAAGAACTAAGTGAGAAAGATCACCAGCTTTCGAAATACAAGACCAAATGTTCgaaacttgaaaaatcattccaaTCAATTGAGCATGAGAATTCAGATCTCCGAGACGCGCTAGCCAAAAACGAGAAGAAATACAATGAACTCCACTCCCACTACGAAAGCCTGATAAAGCACGTCCAGTCCTTAGAACAGGAGAAAGTGACCTTGGTGAACGGCTACAAGAAGTTGAAGTCAGAAAACAGTCAGATGGCTGAAGATATTTCACTGCTGAAGGTCTTGATCTACAAATTGAATGTGGAATTGGAGAGATATCAGGACAAATTGCGAAGTATTCAGTCTCAGGATGAGTCTAGGAGCTCGAGAGGAGAGGAGAGTGATCCAGGGTCAGAGGGCAGAAGAGTTTCTGAGTCGTGGGGTAGAGTGGACACTCATGTTCTTGCACCTCTTCTGGACGCCTATCAGGAGAATTTGAAGGAGAAGGAAGAGTTGGTTGGAGAGTACAAGCTCAAACTGGATGAGTTCAGTGGAAGGTGTAAGGAAATTGTTGAGGAGAATGATATTTTGAGGAAGGAAATTGAACATTCCAAGTCAGAGGTATTTCttcgttttattattaatagatTTAGGTAGTTTAGGCATTCGCCCTTTCCTTTATGCAGTAATTGAAAGGATACCAATTATTCAGATAAGCGATATGGCATCGAACATGAAGACCATCGAGAAAGATgcttccataataaaagaggAGAACGAAATCCTGACAAAGCAAGCTTCCCTTCAGAAGCAGAAGCTCCACGAGATCCACTcgatatacgaaaaaaaagttgaatcaATGTCACAGGACAACAATCAACTGCATGCAACCTACATAGCTTGCAAAACCGAGCTGAGTAATGTTCAGGGTAAATACGAGATACTGAACGAAGCCTTCGAGAAGTTGAAGAAAAACTCTGAGAGGACAATGCCAGTATCTGTCCACACCGAGGCGATCGAGGAATGCAGAAGGTTGCTCGAGGAATTAAAGAGTCAGtatgagggagagaagagaaaacTGCTGGGACAGTTGAAGAAATTCGAGGAGACTAATCCGGAGAATGAGAAAATGTTGGCTATAATCACAGCTGAGAGAGATCAGCTCAAAGTTTTAGTAAAGAATCTCGAGAAGACTTTGAAGTAAGaatcgttgaaaattaattatattaatttattttagcaTTTACggatttttatggatttagaattatttttcagacgAATTCAGCACAAATTGGAGTGCATGCAGGGTTCTGTGTGCTCGTTGCAAGTGTCCAGAGACTCTTTCAAGAGACAGTTAGCTAAAACTACAGCTTATTGCGATGAATTAGTCAAGGAGCAGGAGAAATTACTGTCGGAGAGAACTGAGCTCTTGTATCTCTtggaagagagagaaaaagagaacaAAAATATACAGATGATGGGGGACACCATTGCCCAGCGAATGTCTACTTTGAAGAGCCAATTAAAGGTATAGGGTATAGCCatgtaaaatgaaaatgttatcAAGTGATGATAAGGGGACTATTGTAGTTGTTTGACTTGTCTCCTTTGATTTCACGTCCCCAGAATGTTCAGATAGGGGCGAAGGAGCAGCTGGACACTGTGGAGAAGCAGATGAAGTGTCAAGAGATGGGAGTGGGAAAGATTAAAGCCGATTATCACCATGAGCTGCACAGGCTCAAGCAGCTACTGAAACAAAAGGAGGACGTCATTGGAAAATTACAGCGTGAGAAATTCGCAACTAAAGATAATTTAGAACTGGTGTGGAAGACAGCCACCAGTGAGGATAAAATAGTTAAGGATGCTTTGAGGAATACGAAAAACCAGAAGCTTTAATTATAGTAGTCAAATAGTCATCAACTGTtgctctcttttttttttaaataaatgtttgggaggtttgattttttatttcataggATGTAAGAGATTTTTGGTTTTATCTATTAGGTATAGTGAGTAGTCATGTAAAAAATGTACGATAATTTCTAGTCACGCGAATAAAGTTTCTACTGATGGATTTGTGTAAAGTGTATTCCCATTCCGACTGACTTCATGCGttgattggatttttttcatcctgtgAGTCATTAATATGCAGTGAATCGATAATTAGGTTTCTTTGTATCTGGATGTAATGACATCTCACCACCTATTTTATTTAACTGGTGACATCAACGAATACAAGTGGCACTGAAGGTCTAGCTCATTGATGTCAGGTAATGTTGATGATTCCAAAGGAGATATCTATTCTACATAGTGATCTCATGTTCAGCCAATTTATGTAACTGAAGTGAAGagtctgattttttattatcaagatTACATAATCTCCAGTTTTATCGTTTATGTCAGATCTTTATTATTAGGGGCGAGAATCAATTTACCATGGGAACGCACTCTCTTTCTTTATTCGTAACaatgttttttcttcatgttAATACTGTTCTGATGCGAGCTCCATACGTGGGACTGAAAAATAGTTATTTGTATTTTCCACGTGGCACCCTATGTAAAAACACTGAATGTATGTCGCTGAGTTTTTTCAAGGCTGCGATTCCGTATCGTTTTCGCATTGAGATAGAGAACTTAAGTTGTAAAGGACATACTGACAATTTCATTACTTTAGCGAGTAGTCATGTACGTTCATGTTTACGAGGGAAAACGTCTGATTTCATTTCATGTTCGAATAAAATCCGACGAATGGTGAGCTATAATATCCAAGCGAGACATTGTCCATCGAGAATGtcttaatttttgtttcttaaATTTAAGGGCAATGAAGACGAGTCTCAACTACTTATCTACTGAATACATAAATACATAATGATCGTAAATAATGGTAGAAGACCTCTAATTAATTCACGGGAGCTCAAGGCACATGATAGGGAAAAACAATTTCAGGAGAATTCCAACAAAAATTGACCAGTTTTTTGCATTTAAAAATCGTAGATATTCATATTCAATTTCGTAATCTCAAACCTCcacaaatgaaaaacaaaaaccaTGAATTAATCGCCTGCAATTTACTCCCGAGGCCAATTGATTGTTtatcacaataaaaaaatttactagtaaatttaataataaaattgtagcGCAGTGCTGCCCCTAAGTTTGAAACTTTGCAATTCTTCCGCCAACCGTTTGGTGTTTTAGCTGCGTGAAACGGGCTGCGCGCAGCGTCAACACTAGTCGGCGTTAGTCGGCACCCCTCGGTCAAAACCAAGATGTCGGGCACATGAGGCGCGTCGTTCCCAAGCGGGTCGCGTTAGTTGAGGTAAAAACATTGCCAGGATAAGTGTTAAACCTAGTTCTCCTGTACTAATCTGTCGTGCATTAAATACGCTACCTACCCCGCCCTGTAAATAGTTAATCTCAGTGATCGAAGTGTTAAAATCGCGTGTCacagtaattaaaaaaacagtgaaataTCGGAAGCCGGTGgtcattgatttttctccCACTCGTATGTGTGTGCCAGAGGGTCAGATGATCGGACGGAACGTAACTTAGGTCATCCCTATTCAGCATTTATTCGTAATTCTCATGATTTATGACTGAAGTCGATGAATATTGTCGTTGGACATTGCTGATGCTCATGTGCCACGTAAGTTACAgacaaaaatttcgataaaattgaataatttattgccCCCGGGCCCTGTGTTATTGTCGATAAGACTCCAGTGTTTACGCGAACGGCCGAATTGTCGGGGTAAACAGACGAATTGTAACACCTCTCCTAATCGTTAAGTTATATCGTCGTTATCGAGTCTTCTCACCTTCTTATTACCTCACTAATGGCCCCCGTGAGCAGTTGTTCTAAGTTTAGAGGGCGAATATTCTTTATCTGGGGGGCCAGAGGTGACTCTGACAGTCGTAATACAATGGGTAGGCTATTGTTTCGCGGTTTTCAGACGCTTTTAGGTTATAGACACGTGATCTCAAAAGGATTATATAAAGTATAGTATTAGGTGGTAAATCCGGTAAATCGATAAAACTCAGTGAGAGTTCCTGCCCCGATAGCGCGATGAGGGAAGAGTCGGCGattttccgggaattttggTGGTGTCAGGTATCGCTGTGTTATTGTTTACTTTTGCTACGATTTCTTTCTTTGTCCTTGCGACATAGTGAGGGCCACATGGTAAGAAATGAGATCacgaaataaaatgtgttagTGGGAATACGgaaattgttggatttttttatcttattCGTAGTTTTTTTAATAGTCAGTACTTTCCGCGGAATTTGGGActgttgtttttatttcttgagaGTATctttattagaatttttttttgttgaacgtTCAAGATCAATTttgaaacaaaatttataatatGGGAGAAAGATTGCTGataaatttcagttttttttattcaaacatttttttcttctgttcaGAGTCCACCAAATTAATTCAACGTGAGAAACAAAATTTCCGAAAGTTTCAACAAttccaatgaattatttataaagagacaatgatgaaaaaaaggggaagaaTTTGAGTAAAAGAAGTAGCTGTCCTCGCACGATTTAATCGAGAAAGTTGATGATTAAACAGTTTTGTCCGAAAAAACATCGTGTATATATGAATAATATTTGACGATTGTGTTTTTTGGaatggaatttattattcGCTGAAAATTTGTTATTCAGAGTACAAGTGTTCATGGGAATTCCTTTTGAAcggaaaaaatgtttattttatttgtttgggGAAGTGGGTTCGTCGTTTGTCTTGAGATCGATGATAATGAAAcgataaaaattgtctgttCAATCCTCGTTCCCGGAAATGTCCTCGATTTCGTCACACCTCTCCGAGAAGTCGGCCCACGTGACGACTAATCCTCGCAATTGCTGTACGAGACTCTTGTTCTCGTACTGCAGCACCGGAATAAATTTCTCCaatgtttttccattttttatccaaaaatggCATATTTTagtgttgaaaaattcagcaGCTGTGTTtcggaaaaacaattttcttctCCAATTGGCCAGATCGTGCAGTAATTTGTAATTCATCTCTCCCATTCGTAATGTTTACTCTGCCATATCTCATTCTTCCCTTTGTTAGTCTCTCATGATTCAAAGAAAAAGGAGAttagcaatttttttgaatagaaACTACCACAAAGGgatctttatttttctttcttgtcACGTATCACCCGAAAGTTCAAACGATTCGAGTGCATTGTAGAACGTTTTATTTCTGTCTCAGCACGTGCTATTATAGAGTTCTCTGAAAATTGTCTCTGAATTGCCACTCAGGAACATCCTTGATTCGACGAAAAACATGTGTAAATTCAGGAAGGAGTAATTAACCCGTCGAATACTTGAAATTCTCTGCACAACATTGCAAATATTTATTACGAATTCAATTTCCTTCGTTTCAGCAAAATTACGTAATTTCGCGGATAATGAGAGAGTAGCAAATGATGATGAAATAATCGAAATACCTTGTACAAATTGCTtaggtattttattttttacataaacAGCTTATTACctgttttattcatttttttcactattttattttttacgttAGGAATTGATAAATGTCTTTGACTAGGAAAACCTCGTATTTTTCTTGTGAGTCATTTCATCTTTGAAAATTACTTTAAGGTCGAAAATTTATAGTTCTCAGGAAGTCAGTTAGGGTAACATGGATCCTTTCAACATAtttaaaatatatgaataacAGTGAATCGTTGATGAAACGTGTAATTATCCTCCCATTAAGATCATGAGTTGATAAATTTCCTGCCCAATCGTGAATATGAGTATCTCTGCAAAAGTTGAAAATCCGCATTTTCCACGTGATTTATCCCTTCCCCCCGACAGCCACTAAATTACCAAGTTAAATAAAAACACAAATTCTTTTTCACCTTTCCTGCTTCTTCAACAACATGATAAATT
This genomic interval from Diachasmimorpha longicaudata isolate KC_UGA_2023 chromosome 4, iyDiaLong2, whole genome shotgun sequence contains the following:
- the Cep89 gene encoding protein Cep89 homolog isoform X1; its protein translation is MMSYFYGTPVNTLEPGNSAKSDRKKHRRRVLMNEYDLEPVHGGRHRRRHSSKSRCPLKSKGGAKLISDNEKMIAKLQSTPESGFMEELSEKDHQLSKYKTKCSKLEKSFQSIEHENSDLRDALAKNEKKYNELHSHYESLIKHVQSLEQEKVTLVNGYKKLKSENSQMAEDISLLKVLIYKLNVELERYQDKLRSIQSQDESRSSRGEESDPGSEGRRVSESWGRVDTHVLAPLLDAYQENLKEKEELVGEYKLKLDEFSGRCKEIVEENDILRKEIEHSKSEISDMASNMKTIEKDASIIKEENEILTKQASLQKQKLHEIHSIYEKKVESMSQDNNQLHATYIACKTELSNVQGKYEILNEAFEKLKKNSERTMPVSVHTEAIEECRRLLEELKSQYEGEKRKLLGQLKKFEETNPENEKMLAIITAERDQLKVLVKNLEKTLKRIQHKLECMQGSVCSLQVSRDSFKRQLAKTTAYCDELVKEQEKLLSERTELLYLLEEREKENKNIQMMGDTIAQRMSTLKSQLKNVQIGAKEQLDTVEKQMKCQEMGVGKIKADYHHELHRLKQLLKQKEDVIGKLQREKFATKDNLELVWKTATSEDKIVKDALRNTKNQKL
- the Cep89 gene encoding protein Cep89 homolog isoform X2; its protein translation is MGLQSTLWNRVIVPKVTGRRRRVLMNEYDLEPVHGGRHRRRHSSKSRCPLKSKGGAKLISDNEKMIAKLQSTPESGFMEELSEKDHQLSKYKTKCSKLEKSFQSIEHENSDLRDALAKNEKKYNELHSHYESLIKHVQSLEQEKVTLVNGYKKLKSENSQMAEDISLLKVLIYKLNVELERYQDKLRSIQSQDESRSSRGEESDPGSEGRRVSESWGRVDTHVLAPLLDAYQENLKEKEELVGEYKLKLDEFSGRCKEIVEENDILRKEIEHSKSEISDMASNMKTIEKDASIIKEENEILTKQASLQKQKLHEIHSIYEKKVESMSQDNNQLHATYIACKTELSNVQGKYEILNEAFEKLKKNSERTMPVSVHTEAIEECRRLLEELKSQYEGEKRKLLGQLKKFEETNPENEKMLAIITAERDQLKVLVKNLEKTLKRIQHKLECMQGSVCSLQVSRDSFKRQLAKTTAYCDELVKEQEKLLSERTELLYLLEEREKENKNIQMMGDTIAQRMSTLKSQLKNVQIGAKEQLDTVEKQMKCQEMGVGKIKADYHHELHRLKQLLKQKEDVIGKLQREKFATKDNLELVWKTATSEDKIVKDALRNTKNQKL